In the Euphorbia lathyris chromosome 5, ddEupLath1.1, whole genome shotgun sequence genome, one interval contains:
- the LOC136229094 gene encoding galacturonosyltransferase 8: MANHRITRTALIRSFSLSFRVLGSAITLALFLFFTVSFFFTSQSHSSTTLPHFGFRNAPYGLGSGRRSVLALKSDPLKPRLDQIRKQADDHRSLALAYASYARKLKLENSKLVRVFADLSRNYTDLINKPSYRALFESDSLSIEEPTLRQFEKEVKERIKVTRQIIAEAKESFDNQLKIQKLKDTIFAVNEQLTKAKKQGAFSSLIAAKSIPKSLHCLAMRLMEERIAHPEKYTDEGKPLAPELEDPKLYHYAIFSDNVIAASVVVNSAVKNAKEPWKHVFHVVTDKMNLGAMQVMFRLKDYNGAHVEVKAVEDYKFLNSSYVPVLRQLESSNLQRFYFENKLENATKDTTNMKFRNPKYLSILNHLRFYLPEMYPKLHRILFLDDDIVVQKDLTGLWKIDMDGKVNGAVETCFGSFHRYAQYMNFSHPLIKEKFNPKACAWAYGMNFFDLDAWRKEKCTEQYHYWQNLNENRTLWKLGTLPPGLITFYSTTKPLDKSWHVLGLGYNPSIGPDEIRNAAVVHFNGNMKPWLDIAMTQFKPLWTKYVDYELDFVQACNFGL, encoded by the exons ATGGCGAATCACCGAATTACTCGGACTGCTTTGATACGGAGTTTCTCTTTGTCGTTTAGAGTTTTGGGTTCAGCCATCACTCTTgctctcttcctcttcttcactgtttctttcttcttcacttcTCAATCTCATTCTTCTACCACTCTTCCCCACTTT GGTTTCAGAAATGCACCTTACGGGTTAGGATCCGGGAGAAGATCTGTTCTCGCGCTGAAATCAGATCCACTAAAGCCCCGACTAGACCAGATCCGGAAACAAGCCGACGATCACCGATCTCTCGCCCTTGCATATGCATCCTATGCGCGGAAGCTCAAGCTGGAGAACTCGAAGCTCGTTAGGGTTTTCGCCGATCTATCGCGAAACTACACAGATCTCATTAACAAACCATCTTACCGAGCTCTTTTCGAGTCGGATTCGCTATCTATTGAGGAACCCACGCTACGCCAATTCGAGAAGGAAGTGAAAGAGCGAATCAAGGTTACGCGCCAAATTATTGCCGAGGCCAAAGAAAGTTTCGACAATCAGCTCAAAATCCAAAAGCTTAAGGATACGATTTTTGCCGTCAACGAGCAATTAACTAAAGCGAAAAAGCAAGGAGCGTTTTCGAGTTTGATTGCTGCAAAATCCATACCTAAGAGCTTGCATTGTCTTGCTATGAGGTTGATGGAGGAGAGAATTGCACACCCTGAGAAATATACTGATGAAGGGAAGCCACTGGCGCCTGAATTGGAGGATCCAAAGCTTTACCATTATGCAATTTTCTCAGATAATGTGATTGCTGCATCAGTGGTGGTGAACTCGGCTGTCAAAAACGCTAAAGAACCATGGAAACACGTATTCCATGTTGTGACTGATAAAATGAACCTCGGGGCAATGCAGGTCATGTTCAGATTGAAGGATTATAATGGTGCACATGTGGAAGTAAAAGCTGTTGAGGATTATAAATTCTTGAATTCTTCTTATGTGCCTGTGCTTAGGCAATTGGAATCTTCTAATCTACAAAGGTTTTACTTTGAGAATAAGCTTGAGAACGCAACCAAGGATACTACAAACATGAAGTTCAGGAATCCCAAGTACTTGTCAATTTTGAACCATTTGAGATTTTACTTGCCTGAGATGTATCCAAAGTTGCATAGGATATTGTTCTTGGATGATGATATTGTAGTGCAGAAGGATTTGACAGGGTTATGGAAGATTGATATGGATGGAAAGGTGAATGGGGCAGTGGAGACTTGTTTTGGGTCATTTCATAGGTATGCACAGTATATGAATTTCTCACACCCattgatcaaggaaaagtttAATCCAAAGGCATGTGCTTGGGCTTATGGGATGAACTTCTTTGACTTGGATGCTTGGAGAAAGGAGAAATGCACTGAACAATATCATTACTGGCAGAATCTG AACGAGAACAGAACATTGTGGAAATTGGGGACATTACCTCCAGGTCTGATAACATTTTACTCAACAACGAAGCCATTGGACAAGTCATGGCACGTTCTGGGGCTAGGTTACAATCCAAGCATCGGACCAGATGAGATCCGAAATGCAGCGGTGGTGCATTTCAATGGGAATATGAAGCCATGGCTTGACATTGCCATGACTCAGTTCAAACCACTTTGGACAAAGTATGTTGACTATGAATTGGATTTCGTACAGGCTTGCAATTTTGGTCTCTGA